The window CCGGGATCGCTCGTCTACGACCCCCACACGCACAAGGTCGGCGAGTACCAGGACAAGACCGGGCCGTACGTGATGCTGCGCCCGGTCGGCGGCGGCCGGGAATGGCAGGCCGACCCGGCTCGGATCAGGCCGGCCACCCCGGAGGAACGGATCAGTGCGGGCGTACGCGCGGCCAACGACCGTTCCAGGGAGGGCATCACCTTCGACCCGACCCGACCCCCCGTCCCGGTGCCCGGCTGCGCGACCTGCGAGGAACTCGCCGCCCAGCGGGACAAGGCCCGGGCGGCGTTCGACGGAAGTGCGGTGACGGACGCGAACGTACTGCTGCGCCAGCA of the Streptomyces koelreuteriae genome contains:
- a CDS encoding DUF7848 domain-containing protein; this translates as MEPGSLVYDPHTHKVGEYQDKTGPYVMLRPVGGGREWQADPARIRPATPEERISAGVRAANDRSREGITFDPTRPPVPVPGCATCEELAAQRDKARAAFDGSAVTDANVLLRQHQGREHGGESTGRRLFRYVPYTIVQDDSALPEYQAYCVSGEETDCGASSGPCSAPAEVEEWQRRHTQETRHLRYRRSFADYAVLERHG